TATCTGCAGGATCATCATAACCATAGTAGTTCTGGAAAGCGCCTTCGGAGAAAGTCAGGTCACCTGCCTTAATCACGAAGTTTTCGCTTTTTGTATACTGAACGAAAGCACCGTTATAGATCGCCGCAGGGTCTGTTGTTTCGCCATCGGCTTCCAACTGGACTTCCGCAGACCACTGATCATTGAACTTTACTGCAAAATTCAAATCAAAGGTGGAGGCGTAGCTATGGGTAACTTCGTCGTCGTTAAGCAGGTCACCCGTATAGGCGTCAAATTCCACCTCACCGGAGATTGCGACTTCAGGGCCCTTGGATTCTGCAGCGGATTCAGCGGAAGCGGCTTCTTCCGCAAAAGCATTTGCAGCAAGGAGGGAGGCGGTCATTAAACCGAATGCAATATTGTATTTCATTGTTTTTCCTTTTTTCTTTTTGTTATAAACTTTAGGGGCTGTGTCGGGCATTGCCATCATCTAAAGGATGATCGCCGCACAGCTATTTTTAGCTTAAGTAAACTTTATTAGATTAGGCTAACTACGAGTTTGTAAATTAGGGCCGTTGGAGGAGACACGTTCCAACGGCCCCGATTTACGTTTTTGAATTAAGAAATCTGCTAGATCCTTCGACTCCGTGCTACGCACCCCTACCCAAAGGGCATAACTCAACTTGAGAACTAAAGTTCTTAGTTTCGTATAGCTCAGGATAACACGAGCGCTTTAATCCTCGAATCTCTTTTCCTTATTAGCCTTCATGCCGAAGAGTTTCAGGAAGATTCCTGTACCAATGAGGACAATCACTGCCGTGACAATCCAGCCGGTGCTACCGCCCACAGGAATCTGGTAGATTAGCACTGCAACGGACCAGGCAAGGATCGTCTGAACAGTCGCCATCAGCACGCCAAGTCCCAGGCCGATTTCGCGAACCACAACGCCCATGGCAGCCAAGCAAGGCACGTACAGCAGGATGAATACCAGGAAGGCAAACACCTGCCAGTTGAACCCGTCGTGACCACCGTTATGGAAGTAGGAGCGAAGGTTGGCGTAGATATCGG
The DNA window shown above is from Fibrobacter sp. and carries:
- a CDS encoding ferrous iron transport protein B, whose product is SLTDILGTSGELEAQSAAELKKETLDKIQEAKVLTCEEYAAIETFGEEEGDEKTREEVFAKLAAAGIELDEDAMGALEEGDLSETADIYANLRSYFHNGGHDGFNWQVFAFLVFILLYVPCLAAMGVVVREIGLGLGVLMATVQTILAWSVAVLIYQIPVGGSTGWIVTAVIVLIGTGIFLKLFGMKANKEKRFED